In Zobellia roscoffensis, the following are encoded in one genomic region:
- a CDS encoding TonB-dependent receptor, which produces MEKKPLFFILMKNILNKNRTVKISILMFAFALFNLHANSYSQNKKVTIEASNESIESILKKIERQSQFRFFYKTGQLNVAKRVTLNVEKTPIKDVLHMVFGEDVVYTIVKNQIVLKNNAQYKVSEEVPINKELDDQQSISGIITDETGVPLAGANVVEKGTTNGVTADFDGNFSIELSSEDAILVVSYIGFATKEIPASGQTTFNIKLVESAAGLDEVIVVGFGTQKKVNVIGSVSQVSSKDIENRPVTQVSQAITGQMPGVTVVQRSGRPGQSGGNINVRGVGSFGATPDALVLIDGIAGSMNDINPDDIKSISVLKDASSAAIYGARSANGVILITTKNGADNKFSINYNSYVGFNAATELPEFVDSWEYAEMYNIASGSNSFSAEDIAKYKAQDDPDNYPNTKFLEDLFSKNGVQTSHTLTLNGGDEKNKYYVSVGILEQDGIVPKNSFSRYNFRMNLQNKLGDKFSLNTRFFGSVEKREEPQVTGNKGSGYQSESNRSNDASNNGGSFVSQLVSNAVRYPAIELGQDSQGNYGIGPESGGTPVAWLASDSYLENPRTKAGVNVKLDYKPNDNLVFSAIGGYNFTLHEERSYYASQRLNETTNLGQSYLNQYSNKEIYKTLQFTGEWSKEVGVHDFSFLGGYSFENEEFSFFNGYRQDFASNDYTVLDLGSAENQQTAGFDSEWALQSFFSRLKYSFDERYLFEATLRYDGSSRFPKNNKYAVFPAAAVGWRASQESFLQDVSWLSNLKFKGSWGILGNQNIGNYPYQTVLASGRDYALGGGLSTGAAYSNYRDANIKWESTETTDVGVETGFFDGKLTFNATYFRRNTTDVLFKPSSSVSSVLGVGISETNTGAVKNTGWEFDLGHRGSKGDFSYSINGNFSLINNEVVTLGLGNVEQPNGFVGNGSDLFIGHPMQMYYGYKTDGVFLNDGEVTGWADQTAVNPSSQAGDFRFKDISGPDGVPDGKVDPTYDRTYLGSRIPKYTYGANINLNYKNFDFSLFLQGVSGVQGRLDNYAGYAFFNLGNIQRWQMDGRFDANNPVRNPGYPRLEVLTNSGTPNTATSDFWVIDAGYLRVKNVQLGYNFPDSLTDLISIDNLRVYIGAENLHTFNSYRDGWDPEINSSGGYYPILTTYTFGLNLKF; this is translated from the coding sequence ATGGAAAAAAAACCATTGTTTTTCATTCTTATGAAAAACATTCTTAACAAGAATCGCACAGTGAAAATCTCCATTCTAATGTTTGCTTTTGCCTTGTTCAATCTTCATGCGAATTCTTATTCGCAAAATAAGAAGGTTACTATTGAGGCCAGCAACGAGTCTATTGAAAGTATCCTAAAAAAAATAGAGAGGCAGAGTCAATTTCGGTTTTTCTACAAAACGGGGCAATTGAATGTTGCTAAACGAGTGACGCTCAACGTAGAGAAGACACCTATAAAAGATGTATTACACATGGTTTTTGGTGAAGACGTTGTCTACACTATAGTAAAAAACCAGATTGTATTAAAAAACAATGCACAGTACAAAGTTTCAGAAGAAGTTCCAATAAACAAAGAGCTTGATGATCAACAATCAATTAGTGGAATTATAACTGATGAAACTGGTGTACCCTTAGCCGGAGCAAATGTGGTAGAAAAAGGAACCACAAATGGTGTTACGGCAGATTTTGATGGTAATTTTAGTATAGAATTAAGTTCTGAAGATGCTATTTTAGTCGTTTCATATATAGGTTTTGCTACTAAAGAAATACCCGCATCTGGGCAAACAACTTTTAATATTAAGTTAGTAGAAAGTGCAGCAGGACTAGATGAAGTAATAGTAGTAGGTTTTGGTACGCAGAAAAAAGTGAACGTAATTGGTTCTGTTTCTCAAGTATCGTCTAAAGACATAGAAAATAGGCCGGTAACACAAGTATCACAAGCTATTACAGGTCAAATGCCAGGTGTTACGGTAGTACAACGTTCAGGTAGACCGGGTCAGAGTGGTGGAAATATAAACGTTAGAGGGGTTGGTTCTTTTGGAGCTACGCCAGATGCCTTGGTCTTGATAGATGGTATCGCAGGTAGTATGAATGATATTAATCCTGATGATATTAAATCTATTTCTGTTTTGAAAGATGCGTCTTCTGCTGCAATTTATGGTGCACGTTCTGCAAACGGAGTAATTCTTATTACAACAAAAAATGGTGCAGACAATAAATTTTCAATCAATTATAATAGCTATGTCGGTTTCAATGCAGCTACAGAACTTCCTGAATTTGTAGATTCTTGGGAGTATGCAGAAATGTATAATATAGCGTCTGGGAGTAATAGTTTTTCTGCAGAAGATATTGCAAAATATAAAGCCCAAGATGACCCTGATAATTATCCGAACACAAAATTTTTAGAAGACCTTTTTTCTAAGAATGGAGTGCAAACATCGCATACATTAACGCTTAACGGAGGTGATGAAAAGAACAAATATTATGTTTCTGTAGGTATATTGGAGCAAGATGGAATTGTACCTAAAAATAGTTTTAGTAGGTATAATTTTAGAATGAATCTTCAGAATAAGCTTGGGGATAAATTTAGTCTGAACACACGGTTTTTTGGTTCTGTTGAAAAAAGAGAAGAACCACAGGTGACAGGTAATAAAGGGTCTGGGTACCAAAGTGAATCCAATAGGTCTAATGATGCCAGTAATAATGGAGGAAGTTTCGTTAGTCAATTAGTGTCAAATGCGGTACGATACCCCGCTATAGAGTTGGGTCAAGATTCTCAAGGTAATTACGGTATAGGACCAGAAAGTGGTGGAACTCCTGTTGCATGGTTAGCGTCAGATTCTTATTTAGAGAACCCACGTACTAAAGCTGGTGTAAATGTAAAACTAGATTACAAGCCGAATGACAATTTGGTTTTCTCTGCAATAGGTGGGTATAACTTTACTTTACATGAAGAGCGTTCTTACTACGCATCCCAACGTTTAAATGAAACGACTAACTTAGGTCAATCGTATTTAAATCAATATAGCAATAAAGAGATATACAAAACACTACAGTTTACAGGTGAATGGTCTAAAGAAGTAGGGGTGCATGACTTTAGTTTCTTGGGTGGATATTCTTTTGAGAATGAAGAGTTTTCATTTTTTAACGGGTATCGTCAAGATTTTGCTAGTAATGACTATACAGTGTTAGATCTTGGTAGCGCAGAGAATCAACAAACGGCAGGGTTTGATTCAGAATGGGCGTTACAATCTTTCTTTTCTAGATTGAAATATAGTTTTGATGAGCGTTATCTTTTTGAAGCTACACTTAGGTATGACGGCTCATCTAGGTTTCCAAAAAACAATAAATATGCTGTTTTTCCTGCTGCTGCAGTAGGTTGGAGAGCTTCTCAAGAAAGCTTTTTACAAGATGTAAGTTGGTTGTCAAACTTAAAATTTAAAGGTTCTTGGGGTATTTTAGGAAATCAAAATATTGGTAATTACCCGTACCAAACAGTATTGGCTTCAGGGCGTGATTATGCTCTAGGCGGTGGTCTTTCAACAGGGGCTGCGTACTCTAACTATCGTGATGCAAACATAAAATGGGAGTCAACAGAAACTACAGATGTGGGTGTTGAGACTGGTTTTTTTGATGGGAAATTGACTTTTAACGCTACATACTTTAGAAGAAATACTACAGATGTACTTTTTAAACCATCCTCTAGTGTGTCTTCTGTTTTGGGAGTAGGTATTAGTGAAACCAACACTGGAGCTGTTAAGAATACAGGATGGGAGTTTGATTTGGGACACAGAGGTAGTAAAGGCGATTTCAGTTATTCCATTAATGGAAACTTCTCCTTAATTAATAATGAAGTGGTAACTCTAGGTTTGGGTAACGTAGAGCAACCAAATGGTTTTGTAGGTAATGGTTCTGACCTTTTTATTGGGCATCCAATGCAAATGTACTACGGTTATAAGACAGATGGTGTGTTCTTAAATGATGGAGAGGTAACAGGTTGGGCCGATCAGACCGCTGTTAATCCTTCTTCTCAGGCAGGTGATTTTAGGTTTAAAGATATTAGCGGTCCTGATGGTGTACCAGATGGAAAAGTGGATCCTACTTATGATCGTACATATTTAGGTAGTCGTATTCCAAAATACACGTATGGAGCTAATATCAACTTAAATTATAAAAACTTTGATTTTTCCTTATTTCTACAAGGAGTTAGCGGAGTACAAGGTAGGTTAGATAACTATGCAGGATATGCTTTTTTCAATCTAGGTAATATTCAAAGATGGCAGATGGATGGTCGTTTTGACGCTAACAATCCAGTTCGTAACCCTGGTTACCCAAGATTGGAAGTACTTACTAACAGTGGAACGCCAAATACGGCAACTTCTGATTTCTGGGTTATTGATGCCGGCTACCTGAGAGTTAAAAATGTACAATTGGGATATAATTTCCCAGATTCTTTAACGGATCTGATAAGCATTGATAACCTTAGAGTTTATATAGGTGCAGAGAATTTACATACGTTCAACTCGTATAGAGATGGATGGGATCCGGAGATTAACTCTTCAGGGGGCTATTATCCTATTTTAACTACCTACACCTTTGGTTTAAACTTAAAATTTTAG
- a CDS encoding FecR family protein has product MDEKKAKKLFKKYLNQTCSKEEKELLERFLESYQGEDVQMSNFRFDNEVKQEVWQKISEKTEIPKSKKTNFNRFLLKYAALFLGLIGLAVAFNYFSSNTTEKPTLVIEDKAIVLKTGDNQTKKIIVGGGESITDADGNVLASQSNDQMVYHGKSTTELVYNEIIIPKGKTFELKLSDGTLVHLNADTSLKYPVSFVEGKDRKVFLKGEAYFEVAKDPKHKFTVVAKDMDVKVLGTHFNVSSYAKEETYAVLVEGSVAISERNLEDTTGEVSILEPGQKASLSKGDISISDVDVNDYLNWRQGDLVFNNEPFRDIIKKIERRYGVEIENSYTELESVRFRGAFQNETIEDLLDTFKESAEFDYEITNNQILIKKPTKE; this is encoded by the coding sequence ATGGACGAAAAAAAAGCAAAAAAACTCTTCAAGAAATACTTGAATCAAACATGTTCCAAGGAAGAAAAGGAGCTGTTGGAACGATTTCTGGAATCATATCAAGGAGAGGATGTCCAAATGTCGAATTTTAGATTTGATAATGAGGTAAAGCAAGAAGTCTGGCAAAAAATTTCAGAAAAGACCGAGATACCTAAATCTAAGAAAACCAATTTTAATCGATTTTTATTAAAGTATGCAGCACTTTTTTTGGGCTTAATAGGTTTAGCCGTTGCGTTCAATTATTTCAGTAGTAATACAACTGAGAAACCAACTTTGGTTATTGAAGATAAAGCTATTGTTCTTAAGACAGGTGACAACCAAACAAAGAAAATTATAGTTGGAGGCGGGGAATCTATTACTGATGCGGACGGAAATGTTTTAGCATCGCAATCTAATGACCAAATGGTCTATCATGGTAAGTCTACTACTGAGCTGGTATACAATGAAATTATTATTCCTAAAGGGAAGACTTTTGAACTTAAACTTTCTGATGGTACACTGGTGCATCTAAACGCAGATACGTCTTTAAAATACCCGGTAAGTTTTGTAGAAGGAAAAGACCGGAAAGTGTTTTTAAAAGGTGAGGCCTATTTTGAAGTAGCCAAAGACCCCAAACATAAATTTACTGTTGTGGCAAAAGATATGGATGTTAAGGTTTTAGGAACCCATTTTAATGTGAGTAGCTACGCAAAAGAAGAGACCTATGCTGTTCTTGTAGAAGGTAGTGTTGCGATAAGTGAAAGAAATTTAGAAGATACTACAGGAGAGGTCAGTATTCTTGAGCCTGGACAAAAGGCATCCTTATCTAAAGGAGATATTTCAATAAGTGATGTTGATGTGAACGATTATTTAAACTGGCGCCAAGGCGATTTGGTTTTTAATAACGAGCCGTTCAGAGACATTATTAAGAAGATTGAACGCCGGTATGGGGTTGAAATTGAAAATAGCTATACGGAACTAGAATCGGTTCGCTTTAGAGGGGCTTTTCAAAATGAAACTATTGAAGATTTATTGGACACTTTTAAAGAGAGTGCAGAGTTCGATTACGAGATAACTAATAATCAAATACTAATTAAAAAACCAACCAAAGAATGA
- a CDS encoding alkaline phosphatase D family protein, whose amino-acid sequence MTIKRRKFIQNLGLAVPMLASPFNPILAKEMVFEKGALLDSASSSFAADFKKLNDRVWIGSSFWAVPMEDWEIKNNRLEFSGVEKQSRLHILTHVLGENQGDFVLKSNLGLLQDKGKKGGVGFSVGIKDFTDPKSVKAACYFGKGISVGVNLDREIYIDKKKETLPKEFDFKNFTLQLKGQNKSDVTELILEATDATGKTITLKNTIKGNFDGLVALENKGSEKKESTFWWSDVQLSGTKVQHEPDNSFGPILWAMYTLSQGNLKLTAQLPPVGAKDSQKVELQFLRKGKWVKETKVQIDPVSFTSIFSVANWDASKDVKYRLRYSLDKEKHSYEGVIREEPTDRALTFGGLTCQHAMGFPYRPLVENLDKSNPDMLYFSGDQLYEGNGGYPIKRQPENKAILNYLGKWYMFGWAFGDVLKNRPSVCTPDDHDVYQGNLWGEGGEGISFEEWEKVRDAHGGLVQTPNFVNVVNKTQCGHMPEAYDQAPMKSDISTWYTQLVYGRVSFAIVSDRLFKSGPEMVRAGEGRIDHLTAPATQQELDNDTLSFMGQRQLLFLNNWVGDWQGANMKVLLSQTLFSNVGTHHGPTKEFLYGDLDSGGWPKSKRDKVVETIRKACAFHINGDQHLPFMVQYSINEPRDGGWTFCTPAISTGYPRWGQPDSVNVPFTDRPEHGLPNTGCYRDGFGNDNYIYAVGNPTDDFEEEFDRYQKAQKKASGYGIVTFDTTERTIKMEAIRFLANLDVDSKENTYPGWPLTIQQSDNDGRRPIGYLPKLEIESADQVLKIIKEDTKELIHAMRIKGNTYTPSVYELGKYTVLIGEGATEKTISGIEITIDPKKVISI is encoded by the coding sequence ATGACCATTAAAAGAAGAAAGTTCATACAAAATTTAGGACTTGCCGTGCCCATGCTGGCAAGTCCTTTTAATCCTATTCTTGCCAAAGAAATGGTGTTTGAGAAAGGGGCATTATTAGATTCTGCTAGCTCTAGTTTTGCAGCGGATTTTAAAAAGTTGAATGATAGGGTATGGATTGGTAGCTCCTTCTGGGCGGTGCCCATGGAAGATTGGGAAATAAAAAACAACAGATTGGAATTTTCCGGTGTAGAAAAGCAGTCAAGGCTACATATCTTAACCCATGTGTTAGGAGAAAATCAAGGTGATTTTGTGTTAAAGAGCAATTTAGGTTTGCTACAGGATAAGGGCAAAAAAGGAGGTGTTGGTTTTTCCGTAGGAATTAAAGATTTCACAGATCCTAAAAGTGTAAAAGCTGCCTGTTATTTTGGTAAAGGTATATCCGTAGGGGTAAATCTAGATAGGGAAATATATATTGATAAGAAGAAAGAAACACTTCCAAAGGAATTCGATTTTAAAAATTTCACCCTTCAACTTAAAGGGCAAAATAAATCAGATGTTACAGAATTGATTCTAGAGGCAACTGATGCCACGGGTAAAACCATCACCTTAAAAAATACTATCAAGGGTAATTTTGATGGATTAGTAGCTTTAGAGAATAAGGGTAGTGAAAAAAAGGAGAGTACTTTTTGGTGGAGTGATGTACAATTGTCTGGAACAAAAGTTCAACATGAACCTGATAACAGTTTTGGTCCTATTTTATGGGCAATGTATACCTTGTCGCAAGGGAATTTAAAGCTTACCGCTCAATTACCGCCTGTAGGAGCCAAAGACTCACAAAAGGTGGAACTGCAGTTTTTGAGGAAAGGGAAATGGGTAAAAGAGACAAAGGTTCAGATAGATCCTGTTTCTTTTACTTCAATTTTTTCTGTTGCTAACTGGGATGCTTCCAAAGATGTAAAATACCGTTTGCGTTACAGTTTGGATAAAGAAAAACATAGTTACGAAGGCGTTATACGTGAAGAACCTACGGATAGAGCTTTAACCTTTGGCGGACTCACATGTCAGCATGCTATGGGGTTTCCGTACCGTCCTTTGGTTGAAAATTTAGATAAGTCCAATCCGGATATGCTCTATTTTTCAGGAGACCAATTGTATGAAGGTAACGGTGGTTATCCTATTAAAAGACAACCGGAAAACAAGGCTATTTTAAATTATTTGGGCAAATGGTATATGTTCGGATGGGCGTTTGGCGATGTTCTAAAAAATAGACCAAGTGTATGTACACCGGATGATCATGATGTGTATCAAGGAAACCTTTGGGGAGAAGGGGGAGAAGGAATCTCATTTGAAGAATGGGAGAAAGTGCGTGATGCCCATGGTGGTTTGGTACAGACTCCCAATTTTGTAAACGTTGTAAATAAAACGCAATGTGGGCATATGCCAGAAGCTTATGATCAGGCTCCGATGAAATCAGATATCAGTACGTGGTATACCCAGTTGGTATATGGAAGAGTGAGCTTTGCCATAGTTAGTGACCGTCTTTTTAAATCAGGTCCAGAAATGGTTAGGGCAGGAGAAGGGAGAATAGATCATTTGACAGCTCCTGCAACACAACAAGAGTTAGATAATGATACCCTCTCGTTTATGGGGCAAAGACAACTCCTCTTTCTTAATAATTGGGTTGGAGATTGGCAAGGAGCTAATATGAAAGTTTTACTTAGTCAGACTTTATTCTCCAACGTAGGAACACATCACGGCCCAACAAAAGAGTTTTTGTATGGCGACCTTGATTCCGGTGGCTGGCCAAAATCTAAACGAGATAAAGTGGTTGAAACAATTAGAAAAGCATGTGCTTTTCATATTAATGGTGATCAGCATTTGCCATTTATGGTCCAATACAGTATTAATGAACCTAGAGATGGAGGTTGGACGTTCTGTACACCAGCTATTTCTACAGGTTATCCTAGATGGGGACAACCAGATTCTGTGAATGTTCCTTTCACGGATAGACCTGAACATGGTTTACCCAATACGGGATGTTACCGAGATGGTTTTGGAAATGACAATTACATCTATGCCGTTGGTAATCCTACGGATGACTTTGAAGAAGAATTTGATCGTTACCAGAAAGCACAGAAGAAAGCTTCCGGTTATGGTATAGTTACTTTTGATACTACGGAGCGAACAATAAAAATGGAAGCTATCCGCTTTCTGGCAAATTTGGATGTTGATTCTAAGGAGAATACCTATCCTGGATGGCCATTAACTATTCAACAATCGGATAATGACGGAAGAAGACCTATTGGTTACCTTCCAAAATTAGAGATAGAGTCGGCTGATCAGGTATTAAAAATCATAAAGGAAGATACCAAAGAGCTAATACATGCTATGCGGATTAAAGGAAACACTTATACACCTTCAGTTTACGAATTAGGCAAGTATACCGTGCTTATAGGGGAAGGGGCAACAGAAAAAACCATAAGTGGTATAGAAATAACCATTGATCCTAAAAAGGTAATTTCTATTTAA
- a CDS encoding RagB/SusD family nutrient uptake outer membrane protein: MTNFLYTYIGRIPSIARFVVLGMALILFSGCDEELEQFPSNAFAKDNFWTSESNANIALTGAYRGAIEYGTQVVPSDWWTYCGIVFMEFATDNAYDRRGDNSTQNRLTDGTLLPNNNVINGYWSGSYKRIAICNDFLENVGNVNMEQAKIDRMSAEVRFLRASTYFYISQFWGSAPLVTSTLTPEEANNVDKVSKAELVSFVIAELQAAVADLPSFGQLSGSEAGRASKQAALAFLGRMYLGEKNFTEASKVYKEIIDMGENIIDPDYASLFTPVNEASSENIFSTQYFGGQAGNSLPQHAYPAVSSGWHIVNPLGSLADAYGFDDGTPLSYDDPKFDYDDMGANRDPRFRYNLLWDGSSFGDNIYDCHPDHTESLDQLTYSKQATRTGYGLRKFFDESFSGNLRSDYGGNMPIIRYAEVLLSYLEAELEAGNPITQALLDETINMVRGRASVGLPPITETDAAALRPILRNERRIELALEGQRLWDIFRWDIGDEVLTGDFWGAPFPNSTLYPTTSKKIDPQSRWYVTTKNFRAGTDDVWPIPESEVNVNPKLGN; the protein is encoded by the coding sequence ATGACAAACTTTTTATACACATATATAGGTCGCATACCATCCATTGCTCGGTTTGTTGTTTTGGGCATGGCACTAATACTCTTTTCTGGATGTGATGAAGAACTGGAACAGTTTCCGAGTAACGCTTTTGCGAAAGATAATTTTTGGACTTCTGAGTCCAATGCAAATATTGCTTTAACAGGTGCTTACCGCGGCGCTATTGAATACGGGACACAAGTGGTGCCATCAGATTGGTGGACGTATTGTGGAATTGTTTTCATGGAGTTCGCAACGGACAATGCGTATGACCGTAGAGGAGACAACTCTACTCAAAACCGGCTTACGGATGGAACATTGTTGCCCAATAACAATGTAATAAACGGCTATTGGAGCGGTTCCTATAAGAGAATTGCTATATGCAATGATTTCTTAGAGAATGTAGGTAATGTTAATATGGAGCAGGCTAAAATAGATAGAATGAGTGCCGAGGTTCGTTTTTTAAGAGCTTCAACGTATTTTTATATTTCTCAGTTCTGGGGAAGTGCTCCTTTGGTTACTTCTACGTTAACGCCAGAAGAAGCAAATAATGTAGATAAGGTGTCTAAGGCAGAATTAGTTTCTTTTGTAATTGCGGAGCTGCAAGCAGCAGTAGCTGATTTACCATCATTTGGGCAATTGTCTGGTTCAGAAGCAGGTAGGGCAAGTAAACAAGCTGCTTTGGCTTTCTTGGGTAGAATGTACCTTGGAGAAAAGAATTTTACAGAAGCCTCCAAGGTGTACAAAGAAATCATAGATATGGGCGAAAATATCATAGATCCAGATTATGCTTCTCTTTTTACACCGGTTAATGAAGCTAGCAGCGAAAACATTTTCAGCACTCAGTATTTTGGAGGTCAAGCTGGTAACTCTTTACCACAGCATGCGTATCCTGCTGTATCTTCAGGTTGGCATATAGTTAACCCTTTGGGTAGTTTGGCAGATGCGTATGGTTTTGATGACGGTACGCCATTGTCATATGATGACCCTAAGTTTGATTATGATGATATGGGAGCTAATAGAGATCCAAGGTTTAGATATAACCTACTTTGGGATGGTTCTTCGTTTGGAGATAATATTTATGATTGTCACCCGGATCATACAGAGTCTTTGGATCAGTTGACCTATTCTAAACAGGCAACAAGAACAGGATATGGATTAAGAAAGTTCTTTGATGAATCGTTCAGCGGAAATTTAAGATCTGATTATGGCGGAAATATGCCAATTATTAGGTATGCGGAGGTTTTGTTAAGCTATTTAGAGGCGGAGTTAGAAGCGGGTAATCCTATAACACAAGCTTTGTTAGATGAAACTATCAATATGGTTAGAGGTAGAGCATCAGTAGGGCTTCCACCAATAACAGAAACAGACGCAGCAGCACTTCGTCCAATTTTAAGAAATGAAAGAAGAATTGAATTGGCATTGGAAGGTCAGCGCCTTTGGGATATTTTTAGATGGGATATTGGTGATGAGGTTTTAACTGGAGACTTTTGGGGAGCTCCTTTTCCTAATTCAACCTTATACCCAACCACATCAAAGAAAATTGACCCACAATCAAGATGGTACGTGACGACCAAAAATTTCAGGGCAGGAACGGATGATGTTTGGCCTATTCCTGAATCAGAGGTTAACGTTAATCCTAAATTAGGAAACTAA
- a CDS encoding sulfatase family protein: MTSLRKYFLSGATLLLVLSGCKSKEEKKEVKDESPKQPNIVFIYMDDLGYGDLSSYGATELSTPNIDALAEGGVQFTNGYATSATCTPSRYAILTGRYPWRNKDAKILPGTAPLIISTDQLTVPKVLKEKGYATGIVGKWHLGLGSGNVNWNERVSPGPNEVGFDYSYILAATQDRVPTVYIDNGNVDGLDPNDPIEVNYKKNFEGEPTGLDNPELTTMKWHHGHNNSIVNGIPRIGYMKGGEAAKWKDVDMADHFLEKAQAYVTDHKNEPFFLYYALQQPHVPRTPHPRFAGKSGMGPRGDVILEADWVVGEFMKTLETQGLLENTLIVFSSDNGPVVNDGYYDDSEEKLGKHTPAGVLRGGKYSLFEAGTRVPFITYWKGKIAPGKSDALVCQVDLLTSMAALAGSDKKGEDSENFLDTFLGKTDKGRTELVLEAGSRTALRKGDWAMIPPYKGSAVNTQVNIELGNDSEYQLYNVKEDLSQTKNVAKENPEKLQELIADYEAIRGTSDVEIKELELK, translated from the coding sequence ATGACAAGTTTAAGGAAGTATTTTTTGAGTGGCGCCACCTTATTGCTGGTGTTATCCGGCTGTAAGTCAAAGGAAGAAAAAAAGGAGGTAAAAGACGAAAGTCCAAAGCAACCGAATATCGTTTTTATTTACATGGATGATTTAGGTTATGGAGATCTCAGTTCGTATGGAGCAACCGAATTGAGTACGCCCAATATTGATGCCTTGGCGGAAGGTGGTGTTCAATTTACCAATGGTTATGCTACTTCGGCCACTTGTACACCTAGCCGGTATGCTATCCTTACAGGTAGATATCCTTGGAGAAATAAAGATGCAAAAATACTTCCGGGAACAGCTCCGTTAATTATCAGCACAGATCAGCTTACCGTACCTAAAGTGCTAAAAGAAAAAGGCTATGCCACAGGTATAGTTGGTAAATGGCACTTAGGCTTAGGAAGTGGAAATGTAAATTGGAACGAGAGAGTATCTCCTGGACCTAACGAAGTTGGTTTTGATTATTCTTATATCCTTGCCGCAACTCAAGATAGGGTTCCTACCGTGTATATAGATAATGGTAATGTAGATGGCTTAGACCCCAATGATCCTATAGAAGTAAATTACAAGAAAAACTTTGAAGGAGAACCAACTGGTTTGGATAATCCGGAGTTGACAACTATGAAATGGCATCACGGTCATAATAATAGTATTGTAAACGGAATTCCACGTATTGGTTACATGAAAGGTGGTGAAGCTGCTAAATGGAAGGATGTTGATATGGCGGATCACTTTTTAGAGAAAGCACAAGCTTATGTAACGGACCATAAAAATGAACCTTTCTTCTTGTACTATGCTTTACAGCAACCACATGTACCGCGTACGCCACATCCAAGATTTGCAGGTAAATCAGGTATGGGTCCTCGTGGCGATGTTATTCTTGAGGCGGATTGGGTTGTAGGTGAATTCATGAAGACGTTAGAGACACAAGGTTTATTAGAAAATACACTTATCGTATTCTCTAGTGATAACGGTCCCGTTGTAAATGATGGGTATTATGATGATTCTGAAGAGAAACTTGGTAAGCATACGCCAGCAGGTGTTCTACGAGGTGGTAAATACAGTTTGTTCGAAGCGGGTACTCGTGTACCTTTTATTACCTATTGGAAAGGGAAAATTGCACCGGGTAAATCAGATGCTTTGGTTTGTCAGGTAGATTTATTGACTTCAATGGCTGCTTTAGCGGGTAGTGATAAAAAAGGTGAGGATAGTGAGAACTTTTTGGATACCTTTTTGGGTAAAACAGATAAGGGTAGAACAGAATTGGTTTTAGAAGCAGGTTCTAGAACTGCCTTAAGAAAAGGAGACTGGGCAATGATTCCGCCGTACAAAGGTTCAGCTGTAAATACTCAAGTTAATATTGAATTGGGTAATGACAGTGAGTACCAATTGTATAATGTAAAAGAAGATTTGAGCCAGACCAAAAACGTGGCAAAAGAAAACCCAGAAAAATTACAGGAATTGATTGCAGATTATGAGGCCATAAGAGGTACATCTGATGTTGAAATCAAGGAGTTGGAATTGAAATAG
- a CDS encoding RNA polymerase sigma-70 factor — MKMITEDSEFLKGVKEDDNSSFKAIYEKYSRDLFVYAYNIIKEKTVCEDIIQEVFISLWAKRKTTTITSLKPYLFQAVKFQIFNHFRNNKFSREDLTRLNIIDVSMNVSQKLEYSELDQIIRDHVAKLPKRCRHIFVLSRYHHKSNKEIADELEISVQAVKNQISKALAFLRNNLQLEEVAFISLILLQ; from the coding sequence ATGAAGATGATAACAGAAGATTCAGAGTTCTTAAAGGGTGTGAAAGAAGATGACAATTCTTCTTTCAAGGCTATTTATGAGAAATATTCTAGAGATCTGTTTGTCTACGCTTACAACATAATCAAGGAAAAGACTGTATGTGAAGATATCATCCAAGAGGTTTTTATATCTCTTTGGGCCAAAAGGAAAACAACTACTATAACTTCTTTAAAACCGTATCTCTTTCAAGCGGTAAAATTTCAAATATTCAATCATTTTAGAAACAATAAATTTTCTAGGGAAGATTTAACTCGTTTAAACATTATAGATGTTTCAATGAATGTTTCGCAGAAATTGGAATATTCAGAGCTTGATCAGATTATTAGAGACCATGTAGCTAAACTGCCTAAACGGTGCAGGCATATATTTGTTTTGAGTCGCTATCATCATAAATCTAACAAGGAAATTGCTGATGAGCTGGAGATATCTGTACAGGCCGTAAAAAATCAAATTTCAAAAGCACTGGCTTTTCTACGAAATAATCTTCAATTAGAAGAAGTTGCTTTTATTTCACTGATTCTTCTTCAATAA